A region of the bacterium genome:
GGGCCTCCGATCCCATTCATCTCTCCCCTCCTGCTTGCGCCCGCCCCGCCGAGGGGTCAGGGTGACGTGCGGAGCACGCGGGCCCCCGCATCAGCCAAGTGCCTCCGGATAGTCCACCCGCACGAGATACAGCCCGTGCGCCGGTGCGGTCGGTCCCGTGCGCTGGTTGTCCCGATCGGCGAGCAGCGCGATGGGCGCGTCGGCATCAAGCCGGCCGCGGCCGACGCGGACCAGCGTCCCAACCAGCATCCTGACCATGTGACGGAGGAAGCGGTCCGCGGTAATCGTCAGCGTGAGCCGGTCGCCGGACCGCTCCCAGGACGCCTCGCGCACGGTGCAGATCGTCGTCTTGGGATCGCTCCCAACGCCGTGGTAGGCGGCGAAGTCGTGCCGTCCGGTGAACGGGGCGAGCGCGCGGCGCATCGCCATCAACTCCAGCGGTTCGGGCATGTGATATGCGCGATCGCGCAACAACGCGGAGGGCGCCGCGCGGTTCAGGATCGCGTACCGGTACGTACGCGCGACCGCATCGTACCGCGCGTGGAACCCGTCGG
Encoded here:
- the truA gene encoding tRNA pseudouridine(38-40) synthase TruA, encoding MRTLKLVVEYDGTGYCGWQRQQGSAAAGAPSVQATLEAAVAEVAGEPVAVVGAGRTDAGVHACGQVVSLATTSRIPASRFPAALNGHLPPDLRVLEARDAPDGFHARYDAVARTYRYAILNRAAPSALLRDRAYHMPEPLELMAMRRALAPFTGRHDFAAYHGVGSDPKTTICTVREASWERSGDRLTLTITADRFLRHMVRMLVGTLVRVGRGRLDADAPIALLADRDNQRTGPTAPAHGLYLVRVDYPEALG